In the Hordeum vulgare subsp. vulgare chromosome 7H, MorexV3_pseudomolecules_assembly, whole genome shotgun sequence genome, one interval contains:
- the LOC123407373 gene encoding uncharacterized protein LOC123407373, translating into MPFLPPVWPSRNCRLSSHGLERAGSRERAATAQAAAATTLRGPGAAMASHGRRTGSAARAAATTTSSEPGAAIAWRRHEHGGQSRRRPAAGTKPLEPANWSSRN; encoded by the coding sequence ATGCCCTTTCTTCCTCCTGTGTGGCCATCCCGTAACTGTCGCCTCAGCAGCCACGGCCTGGAGCGGGCCGGGAGCCGGGAGCGGGCAGCCACGGCACAGGCGGCTGCGGCCACGACCTTGAGAGGGCCGGGCGCGGCCATGGCCTCGCACGGGCGGCGGACGGGCAGTGCAGCGCGGGCGGCTGCAACCACGACCTCGAGCGAGCCGGGCGCGGCCATTGCCTGGCGCAGGCACGAGCACGGCGGCCAGTCGAGGCGACGGCCGGCGGCAGGGACGAAGCCGCTGGAGCCGGCGAATTGGTCCAGCAGGAACTGA